A segment of the Bacillus sp. es.034 genome:
TGAACGGATGCATTTATGCAGAATTAGAGGAGCAACATTTAACGATGATCTGCGAATGGCATATGAAATGACCGAGTAAAAATCTAATCGATTTTATAGATATAGCCTGCCAATGACTAACAGTGCTTTAAAAAGGAGTGGTGTCAAATGAATAAAAATAATAGCACAGAAATAAAACGCTCTTCAAAAGCAGACAACATTCTATCTCAGCTCAATAGTAAAACCAAGCTAGGCGACTTAAGGAAAATCGCGAAGGAAATTAAAAAAGATCACGGACTAGCTATGGAACTTTGGTCAACCGAAGAGTTCTTGCCGAGACTATTGGCAATTTTAATTATGGACAAACAGCATCTTTCACAAGATGTCCTGAATAAGCTTGATAAGGATATGCAGACCCACACATATGATGAGCGAAATAACTTAATGGATTGGTTAATGGCTAATCAGCTCACTAAAGACAAGAAGAACATTGCGTTGATGGAGTCGTGGGGGAATAGTCCTTCTGCTCTTCAAAGGCGAGCTTTCTGGTATTATCAAGGGCGTTTGAGATGGACTGGACAAACACCGCCTGATAACACTGCAGACATACTATCTGCAATTGAAGCTACTATTACGCAGGAAGAACCGGAAGTTCAATGGGCTATGAATTTCACTGCTGGCTGGATAGGCGTTTATGATGAAAAGTATCGTGATCGTTGTGTGAAACTTGGTGAAAAAACGGGTCTTTACAAAGATCAAAAGGTATCAAAAGGATGTACCCCAAATTATTTGCCGGAATTCATTACAATTGAAGTTAACAAACGAATGAAAAATTAGCTACAGCTGAAACATTCAGAAGGATTAATGTGAACAAAAGAATGCAAAGCCTCAATAAGGACAGGATCTGAAGGTAAACTTCCAGATCCTTTTCCATTTTGGGATAGGTGATTTTAGTTTTAATCAGTAGCGCCTTCTATATCTGCCTTCAATTCCTTAAACCACTTTAAATTCACTAAGTGATGAGATCGTGAATTTTCGTTCATGCGACCAAAATAATCAATCTT
Coding sequences within it:
- a CDS encoding DNA alkylation repair protein, which codes for MNKNNSTEIKRSSKADNILSQLNSKTKLGDLRKIAKEIKKDHGLAMELWSTEEFLPRLLAILIMDKQHLSQDVLNKLDKDMQTHTYDERNNLMDWLMANQLTKDKKNIALMESWGNSPSALQRRAFWYYQGRLRWTGQTPPDNTADILSAIEATITQEEPEVQWAMNFTAGWIGVYDEKYRDRCVKLGEKTGLYKDQKVSKGCTPNYLPEFITIEVNKRMKN